GATCTCGAAGAGTTCGTCTTCCGGACTCACCACTTCACCCACTGCAGCATGTTTGCTCACTATAATGCCCGATATGGGGGTGGTAATAGGGAATATGGAGGGAGAGAAGGGTTGTCTGCCGAGATCTGTGCAATTTCAGCCTCGGTTAGTCCAAGAAGATGAAGTCGTTCATGGCAGGAGGTAAGGTCGATTTTCGCCTCCTGTAGAGCGGTCTCCGCTTCCAGTTTTTTCCTCTCGGGGATGATGTGATCGGCAAAGAGTTTAACTGCCCGTTGGTAATTTGCTCTGGCAAGTGAAAGCCGGGCTTTGCAGGCTAAGTAACGGGCTCTTGCTTCGCCGAGCTCAATGCTGTCGAAGAGGAGTAAAGTCTCCCCCTTTTTCACCTTATCCCATAGTTTTACCTTTACCTCAGCCACCTTCCCTTTGATCCGGGGACGGATATGAGCGTCTGTTGCCGGGTTTGCTTATCCTCCCAGTAACCTCAATGTAATGGGCAAGCTCATGGTAAGAAACAGGCGTTACCTCCAGTTTGAGACTCTTTAGGACATCAGGGCGAACGGAGAACGGCTCTCCAGATTTATGCGTCTTAACAGGGGGGACCCTCCTTGCCTCGGTCATTTTCATAATGTCCTATTGCGGTAAAACCTGCCCCGTTCCTCTTATGGTGAATGCCGAGATAACTGATAGTAATCAAGGAAATAGCCACCACTCCTATTATGGGTAAGAATTTCCCTTTCATTGTTTTTACCCCTGCTGTACTAAAATTTGTTCCCGATCCAGAACGATGTTTTCCACCCCGGCTCTAAGCTTCGTAAGTCGGTTCTCCGGGCAAAGTCCCAGTGAAGTTCGAAGGGACCAAAGTAGAAATAGACCCCGAGGCCAAGCGACCCTTTAGCGTCTTTGAGCCGGAAATTACTGAAATCGAATGGCTTAAAATCTTGATTGTCGAACCAGGCACCACCTATATCGAGGAAGAGACATCCTCTGATCCCCCGGAGGGAGAAACCGATGGGGAAGCGAACCTCGTCGACCAGGGGGAAGCGCAGCTCAAGGTTGGTGAAGAAGGCTCGGTTCCCAGAGAAAGAGAGGTAGGGATAGCCGCGGAGGGTATCGGTGCCGCCGAAATAGAAGATCTGTGGACTCTCGCCAAAACCCATCCCTCCAAATAGACGGAAGGCAAAGAGTGTTTGTGAGGAGAGCCGAGTATAATTACGGAAATC
The Acidobacteriota bacterium genome window above contains:
- a CDS encoding efflux RND transporter periplasmic adaptor subunit — translated: MAEVKVKLWDKVKKGETLLLFDSIELGEARARYLACKARLSLARANYQRAVKLFADHIIPERKKLEAETALQEAKIDLTSCHERLHLLGLTEAEIAQISADNPSLPPYSLLPPPYRAL